One window from the genome of Eucalyptus grandis isolate ANBG69807.140 chromosome 7, ASM1654582v1, whole genome shotgun sequence encodes:
- the LOC120296008 gene encoding ATP synthase subunit alpha, chloroplastic-like yields the protein MVTIRADEISNIIRERIEQYNREVKIVNTDTVLQVGDGIARIYGLDEVMAGELVEFEEGTIGIALNLESNNVGVVLMGDGLMIQEGSSVKATGRIAQIPVSEAYLGRVINALAKPIDGRGEIYTSESRLIESPAPGIISRRSVYEPLQTGLIAIDSMIPIGRGQRRDSIK from the coding sequence ATGGTAACCATTAGAGCCGACGAAATTAGTAATATTATCCGTGAACGTATTGAGCAATATAATAGAGAAGTAAAGATTGTAAATACCGATACCGTACTGCAAGTAGGCGACGGCATTGCTCGTATTTATGGTCTTGATGAAGTAATGGCAGGTGAATTAGTAGAATTTGAAGAGGGTACAATAGGGATTGCTCTGAATTTGGAATCAAATAATGTTGGTGTTGTATTAATGGGTGACGGTTTGATGATACAAGAGGGAAGTTCTGTAAAGGCAACGGGAAGAATTGCTCAGATACCGGTGAGTGAGGCTTATTTGGGTCGTGTTATAAATGCCTTGGCCAAACCTATTGATGGTCGAGGTGAAATTTACACTTCTGAATCTCGATTAATTGAATCTCCTGCTCCGGGTATTATTTCGAGACGTTCCGTATATGAGCCTCTTCAAACTGGACTTATTGCTATTGATTCGATGATCCCTATAGGACGTGGTCAACGCAGGGATTCTATAAAATGA
- the LOC120295368 gene encoding uncharacterized protein LOC120295368 — translation MVATPSAKEGVTVAPAATSTSTNAAPCALSLSPPTSTRATLDLVYLSLGRVCDLCRKEVCGLYYRCEPCGFDIHPLCTDLPVTVEYAMHLHPLLTLRCGEPRKCAVCQQVCDSWRYTSHCKGCPVDVHLKCALQEPAPDRQTRTAPAFLHHHGSRRKKIYLILAKIVVKATIGCFTGW, via the exons ATGGTTGCAACGCCCTCGGCCAAGGAAGGCGTTACCGTTGCTCCGGCTGCAACTTCAACCTCCACGAACGCTGCGCCATGTGCCCTCTCACTCTCTCCTCCCACCTCCACCCGAGCCACGCTCGATCTCGTCTACCTGTCCCTCGGTAGGGTCTGCGACCTCTGCCGCAAGGAGGTTTGCGGCCTCTACTACAGGTGCGAGCCGTGCGGGTTCGACATCCACCCGCTGTGCACGGACCTGCCGGTGACGGTGGAGTACGCCATGCACCTCCACCCACTCCTCACACTCAGGTGTGGCGAGCCACGTAAATGTGCGGTCTGTCAGCAGGTGTGTGATTCCTGGCGGTACACCAGCCACTGCAAGGGGTGCCCCGTTGACGTCCATCTGAAGTGCGCGTTGCAAGAGCCAGCGCCGGATCGCCAGACCAGGACTGCTCCGGCGTTTTTGCATCATCATGGAAGCCGCCGGAAGAAGATTTACTTGATCCTGGCCAAGATCGTGGTGAAGGCTACCATCGGCTGCTTTACTG GTTGGTGA
- the LOC104455279 gene encoding early nodulin-like protein 1 — protein sequence MVQVMRGAFDAYNVMDSILFMDDGNSLFNVTSPDVFYFTSGSSGHCEKKQKLQISVLNANGSVDAPSSADGPSVLADIPPMASKGVQGQDVLAKWSAGDVGAVDTATAAGDVTPRGVARDVAEGGGLVAAAVEPHELACEVEDEDGIHGSGWESPTGGWRSSSWWSYLS from the exons ATGGTCCAGGTCATGCGGGGAGCATTCGACGCCTACAACGTCATGGATTCGATCCTATTCATGGATGACGGCAACTCCCTCTTCAACGTCACCTCCCCCGACGTGTTCTACTTCACTAGCGGGTCCTCGGGCCACTGcgagaagaagcagaagctcCAGATCTCCGTGCTCAACGCGAACGGCTCCGTCGACGCCCCATCGTCCGCTGACGGCCCTAGTGTGCTGGCTGACATCCCACCGATGGCTAGCAAG GGAGTGCAAGGCCAGGACGTCCTCGCCAA GTGGTCCGCCGGGGACGTAGGAGCAGTCGACACAGCCACCGCTGCCGGTGATGTCACACCTAGAGGAGTTGCAAGGGATGtggcggaaggaggaggactTGTAGCTGCTGCAGTCGAGCCACATGAACTGGCCTGCGAGGTCGAGGACGAGGACGGCATTCATGGCAGTGGGTGGGAGTCCCCAACTGGAGGGTGGCGTAGTAGCAGTTGGTGGAGTTATCTTTCTTGA
- the LOC120296006 gene encoding pentatricopeptide repeat-containing protein At1g08070, chloroplastic-like, giving the protein MVSVLSASSQVGDLDLGKWVHNYLRSEGSKGILQSNKILATALIDMYCKCGRLEGAKEVFDQMICKDIVSFNAMIMGLAMNGEGEEALWLFSSIQDLGLHPDSSTFLAALCACSHSGLLEEGQRIFSEMQMRISVSPSLEHYASYIDLLSRGELAQHVSKKLVQVDPENSAGYVMLANAFAADRQWDDVSVLRWVMRERGVKKQPGHSWIQIDGIVHEFLVGSPGHPQMGMIYEILGTLEKAMKVP; this is encoded by the exons ATGGTTAGTGTCCTTTCTGCTAGTTCTCAGGTTGGTGATTTGGATCTTGGCAAATGGGTTCACAATTATTTGAGGTCAGAAGGCAGCAAAGGCATTCTTCAATCAAACAAAATTCTGGCAACTGCATTGATAGACATGTATTGTAAGTGCGGGAGGCTGGAGGGGGCTAAAGAAGTTTTTGATCAGATGATATGCAAAGATATTGTCTCGTTCAATGCTATGATCATGGGCCTTGCAATGAATGGTGAAGGAGAAGAGGCATTGTGGCTATTTTCCAGCATCCAAGATTTAGGTCTGCATCCTGATTCTAGCACATTTCTTGCAGCTTTATGTGCATGCAGCCACTCAGGTTTGTTGGAGGAGGGACAGAGGATCTTTTCAGAGATGCAGATGAGAATTTCAGTCTCTCCCAGTTTGGAACACTATGCCTCTTATATTGATCTCCTTTCACGT GGAGAACTAGCTCAGCATGTATCGAAAAAGCTTGTGCAGGTCGACCCTGAAAACTCTGCTGGTTATGTGATGTTGGCAAATGCATTTGCAGCTGACAGGCAATGGGATGATGTCTCGGTTCTGAGGTGGGTCATGAGGGAAAGGGGGGTCAAGAAGCAGCCAGGGCATAGCTGGATCCAAATAGATGGTATTGTGCATGAATTTCTTGTGGGGTCGCCAGGGCATCCACAAATGGGgatgatatatgaaattttaggcACATTAGAGAAAGCAATGAAGGTTCCTTAG
- the LOC104453126 gene encoding LOW QUALITY PROTEIN: cytochrome P450 78A6 (The sequence of the model RefSeq protein was modified relative to this genomic sequence to represent the inferred CDS: inserted 2 bases in 2 codons): protein MTMSSEFESPWLFAIASKCRAFTHDNIAWSLLLLGLTWLAITLLHWSYPGGPAWGKYFWRKALFLSPSSSSLSSSHTIPGPRGLPLFGSMSLMLHLAHHRVAAAAEAFEAKRLMAFSLGDSRVIVTCNPEVAREILNSSVFADRPVKESAYRLMFNRAIGFSPHDVYWRTLRRIATTHLFCPNKIKAFESQRRTVASQMSAALFASPASNPSXVRQVLKRASLNHMMSRVFGQSYDLSRTSPEVEELTGLVDEGYELLGTLNWSDHXPWMAELDPQKIKFRCSRLVPKVNRFVSRIIAEHRAQPAADHQDFVDVLLSLQGSDKLPDSDIIAVLWEMIFRGTDTVAVLMEWILARMVVHLEVQGRVQEELDRVVGRSREVNESDIRDLPYLQAVVKEVLRLHPPGPLLSWARLAITDTTVDGHHVPAGTTAMVNMWAICRDPSVWPDPLRFRPDRFLGEEGAEFSVLGSDLRLAPFGSGRRACPGKMLGLTTVTYWVAAMLEEYDWRAAVSEDKVDLSEYLKLSCEMANPLAVTLRPRRVPSQTSS, encoded by the exons ATGACCATGAGTTCAGAGTTCGAAAGCCCCTGGCTCTTCGCCATCGCTTCCAAATGCAGAGCCTTCACCCATGATAACATTGCCTGGTCCCTCCTCTTGCTGGGTTTAACTTGGCTTGCCATCACCCTCCTCCACTGGTCTTACCCTGGTGGCCCTGCCTGGGGCAAATATTTCTGGCGCAAGGCACTCTTCCTCTCTCCatcctcctcttctctttcttcatcccACACGATCCCCGGTCCCAGGGGATTGCCTCTTTTCGGAAGCATGAGCCTCATGCTCCACTTGGCTCATCACCGGGTTGCCGCTGCTGCTGAAGCCTTCGAGGCTAAGCGCCTGATGGCCTTCAGCCTGGGCGATAGTCGGGTCATCGTGACATGTAACCCTGAAGTCGCTAGAGAAATCCTCAACAGCTCCGTGTTTGCTGATCGCCCTGTGAAAGAGTCTGCTTACAGGCTCATGTTCAACAGGGCAATTGGCTTCTCTCCCCACGACGTCTACTGGCGAACCCTCCGGAGAATTGCCACTACTCACCTTTTTTGCCCGAACAAAATCAAGGCTTTCGAGTCTCAGCGGCGCACTGTCGCTTCTCAGATGTCCGCGGCTCTGTTCGCTTCCCCCGCGAGCAACCCTT CAGTTCGCCAAGTGCTGAAGCGAGCCTCACTGAACCACATGATGAGCCGTGTGTTCGGACAATCCTACGACTTGAGCCGCACGAGCCCTGAAGTGGAAGAGCTGACGGGGCTGGTGGACGAAGGGTACGAGTTATTAGGCACGCTGAATTGGTCCGATC CTCCCTGGATGGCAGAGCTGGACCCTCAGAAGATCAAATTCAGGTGCTCTAGGCTGGTGCCCAAAGTCAACCGCTTTGTTAGCCGAATCATCGCAGAGCATCGAGCTCAACCGGCCGCCGACCACCAGGACTTTGTGGACGTTCTGCTCTCGCTTCAGGGTTCTGATAAACTGCCTGACTCCGATATCATCGCCGTTCTGTGG GAGATGATATTTCGAGGGACGGACACGGTGGCGGTGCTGATGGAGTGGATCCTAGCGAGGATGGTGGTCCATCTGGAAGTTCAAGGGAGGGTCCAGGAGGAGCTGGACCGGGTGGTGGGAAGGTCAAGGGAGGTCAACGAATCGGACATACGGGACCTGCCTTATCTCCAGGCCGTAGTGAAGGAAGTGCTGAGGCTCCACCCGCCGGGCCCACTGCTGTCCTGGGCAAGATTGGCCATCACTGACACGACCGTGGACGGTCATCACGTGCCAGCAGGAACCACGGCTATGGTCAACATGTGGGCCATCTGCAGGGACCCCAGTGTCTGGCCCGACCCACTCCGGTTCAGGCCCGACAGGTTCCTGGGCGAAGAAGGGGCGGAGTTCTCGGTGCTCGGCTCGGACCTCCGGCTGGCGCCGTTCGGGTCGGGGAGGAGGGCCTGCCCCGGCAAGATGCTGGGGCTGACGACTGTCACGTATTGGGTGGCAGCGATGCTGGAGGAGTATGATTGGAGGGCGGCGGTGAGTGAGGACAAAGTTGACTTGTCGGAGTATCTCAAGCTTTCTTGCGAGATGGCCAACCCTCTCGCCGTCACACTCCGGCCCAGGCGCGTGCCTTCGCAGACGTCAAGCTGA
- the LOC120296007 gene encoding pentatricopeptide repeat-containing protein At4g21065-like: MFSGIPKSPANLVPKSYRSLHSAAAAAEARLVRASDLSTLLQGRVPRPHLLQIHGRVFRLNAQQDNLVATRLIGQYPSHVAFRVFEHLKSPNVFPFNAIIRVFAEEGLFPEAWSLFRALTQRRLSPNDFTFSFLLKACFRCASVGQAGQIHTHVLKAGFCEDPVVCNGLLSVYAKSVMDVVSARKLFDESPQRNSVSWSSLISGYAQSGRAEDALRLFVDIV; this comes from the coding sequence ATGTTTTCTGGGATTCCGAAGTCTCCAGCCAACCTCGTACCTAAAAGCTACCGCTCACTTCActctgcagcagcagcagcagaagctCGACTCGTGCGTGCTTCCGATCTTTCCACTCTCTTGCAAGGCCGCGTTCCCCGCCCTCATCTCCTTCAAATCCACGGCCGGGTCTTCAGGCTCAACGCCCAGCAGGACAATCTGGTGGCGACCCGTCTCATCGGCCAATACCCATCTCACGTCGCGTTCAGAGTTTTCGAACATCTGAAGAGCCCCAACGTCTTCCCCTTCAACGCCATCATAAGGGTCTTCGCCGAGGAGGGCTTGTTCCCAGAGGCTTGGTCCCTGTTCAGAGCCTTGACGCAGCGCCGGCTCTCGCCTAATGACTTCACCTTCTCGTTCCTTCTCAAGGCGTGCTTTCGATGCGCGAGCGTCGGTCAAGCGGGTCAGATTCATACCCACGTGCTCAAAGCTGGTTTTTGTGAGGATCCTGTCGTGTGTAACGGCCTTCTCTCTGTTTATGCCAAGTCCGTTATGGATGTCGTTTCCGCGCGTAAGCTGTTTGATGAAAGTCCCCAGAGGAATTCGGTCTCTTGGAGTTCTTTGATTTCTGGTTATGCTCAGTCGGGTCGGGCTGAAGACGCGTTGCGACTTTTTGTTGACATTGTCTAG